The DNA window GGCAAAGCCCCAGAGCGAGTACCACAAACAGTAACAGGATGTAGTTACCGTTTAACAAACTAGCGACGTTTATGTTCACGGAGGATAACTTATTGTTTACCAGTAAGTGCTTGATATTAATGGCTATAAGCGCTAAATTCAGCCATCAAATACATAGAAAAATCCTATAAAAATTGCCGAACGCCGAAGGCAATTCGCTCCATCGTTCAGCGGCGCTTATTCTAGTCGCTCTGGCGCATGACAGCCAGCACAAAGCGGGATAACGTTTACCGCCTGCTGCATTAATCCTCTTTTTATTGACAAGGGAAAGTTCGGCCTTTGCCTACAGGTAAATGGCAAGGCGGGTATGTCATTGGGTATGGGTACCTGGCCGTCACTATCGAGGAGGAGTTCCATGACGACCTATCGTTACTGGGCAGGTATAGTCAGCAGCTTCCTGTTGTTCAGCCTGGTGTTTTTGGGCCAACGGGATGATGTGCTACGCAGTATGGATCACGAGCATCGTGGCGAAATTGGCCTGCTGCTGTTTATGATCCCAGGATTTATTGCCAGCGCGCTCTCCGGCCGTCGGCGTATCCGCTGCCCGCTGATCGGCACGTTGTGTGCGGTGCCACTGTGCCTGCTCGTCCGTTATTTCAGGCCGACAGCGTATTGGTTTTGGCAGGAATTGGCTTATGCCACCAGTGCAGTATTCTGGTGCTTATCGGGTGCGATGCTGTTTTTATGTATCAAGGTGATGCTGCAGGCTTGCCGCCAGGGCGGTGGCAACGGCTCGCACTTAAAGTAAACAAGGCCGCGGTGCCCTCAGCGATAGCGGGGGAGGGCACCAACCTGATTACTGGTACAGGCTCAGGTGTTCTTTGGCATAGGCTTCAAAATCGGTGCAGCCGCCAATGTGTTTTTCATCCAGGAAGATTTGCGGAACGGTTTCTACCGGTTTGCCGACGGTTTTTTCCAGATCGGCCTTGGTGATGCCTTCGGCATGGATATCAATATAGCGGTAGTTGAAATCGTCACGTTCGTTAGCCAGTTTTTCCGCCAGCTCTTTTGCCCGGACACAATAAGGGCAAGCAGGGCGCCCA is part of the Gibbsiella quercinecans genome and encodes:
- a CDS encoding GrxA family glutaredoxin; amino-acid sequence: MYAVIFGRPACPYCVRAKELAEKLANERDDFNYRYIDIHAEGITKADLEKTVGKPVETVPQIFLDEKHIGGCTDFEAYAKEHLSLYQ
- a CDS encoding inner membrane protein YbjM is translated as MTTYRYWAGIVSSFLLFSLVFLGQRDDVLRSMDHEHRGEIGLLLFMIPGFIASALSGRRRIRCPLIGTLCAVPLCLLVRYFRPTAYWFWQELAYATSAVFWCLSGAMLFLCIKVMLQACRQGGGNGSHLK